The following proteins are encoded in a genomic region of Reichenbachiella sp.:
- a CDS encoding ABC transporter permease: MIKFFLRNARRNKLYYAINLVGLVLGTTSTIFIFLYLQSELTYDDHYTDADRIYRVALNRVYPNNEVGWASIPAPVGLALQDNFPVIENASRISQGDIDVSVDNQDYIEKEGLYADPDFFELFDLKVLDGNLGTSLEKPRQVVLTEKLALKYFNTTQAVGKQLIIRDSVNYQVSAVIENLPDNSHFEADLILPMVDSRESRYRTQWGTAFFYFTYIKLNAGVDTKQFESKMHQFLLQQMALNTSGMDFDKWLEEGNSYDYFLQPLTDIHLTSNLRWEFMPNGNKSNVQLFMAVGIFILIISCLNYINLSTAKAGKRMKELGLKKIMGASRAQLTRQLLGESLIITLTSAVIALLLSFQILPMFNDLSGKMWSSDVLLNPSFLLLFVVFALVLGVVAGIYPALKLSTVYPTEVISSNAKSSTESGQERWVRNILVGLQFGVSLIVIVSTLVVYEQNQYLKTVDLGYDKENLLVIDNAYELNQKAEVFRNEMLKSPHILQGSAVSSVPGFVNGATTYTTTESEGNPVNVSFYFVGDEHGADIFGLSLLAGRNYRKSDFTDTARFVLINQEAMKQFGWTTPDEAVNSFLKNTMGTRQLKVIGVVEDFHIHSLHESIRPLVISSGMRSTNRLVFKVKESQTQQAVQEMLSQWTVFSPEKPVEYSFLDSSLEKLYETESHTQKLFSIFTLLAIFLAGFGMYGLSAYLTGLKRKEVAIRKTLGASELWILKYFTFKQLSVIGLAILIGLPIAYYLGDEWLNNFAYRIEIGVRLLLLSIGSILVIGFLSIGWYSFRAALENPVNMLRE; this comes from the coding sequence ATGATAAAATTCTTCCTCCGAAACGCACGTAGAAATAAATTATACTATGCCATCAATCTTGTTGGTCTGGTGTTAGGCACTACTTCAACGATTTTCATATTTCTTTATTTGCAAAGTGAGCTGACTTATGACGATCACTATACGGATGCTGATCGCATATATAGGGTGGCACTCAACCGTGTTTATCCAAACAACGAAGTAGGTTGGGCCTCTATTCCGGCTCCAGTAGGACTAGCGCTTCAAGACAATTTCCCTGTTATTGAGAATGCGAGTAGAATATCACAAGGAGACATTGACGTTAGCGTTGATAATCAGGATTATATTGAGAAGGAGGGTTTGTACGCAGATCCGGATTTTTTTGAACTTTTTGATTTGAAAGTCTTGGATGGAAATTTGGGTACCTCTCTGGAAAAGCCTCGACAGGTAGTACTTACTGAAAAGCTGGCCTTGAAATATTTTAATACCACACAGGCTGTAGGTAAGCAACTGATCATTCGCGACAGTGTGAATTATCAAGTCAGTGCGGTGATTGAAAACTTGCCGGATAATTCACATTTCGAAGCTGATTTGATTTTGCCTATGGTTGATTCACGGGAGTCCAGATATCGAACGCAATGGGGTACAGCCTTCTTTTACTTCACGTATATTAAGCTCAATGCTGGGGTAGATACAAAACAATTCGAAAGTAAAATGCATCAGTTTCTTTTACAGCAAATGGCTTTGAATACCAGCGGAATGGATTTTGATAAGTGGTTGGAAGAAGGCAATAGCTATGATTATTTTTTGCAGCCGCTCACCGATATTCATTTGACCTCAAACTTGCGATGGGAGTTTATGCCCAATGGCAACAAAAGCAATGTACAACTGTTCATGGCGGTAGGGATATTCATTTTGATCATTTCATGTCTTAATTACATCAACCTCTCTACGGCCAAGGCAGGCAAACGAATGAAGGAGTTAGGGTTGAAGAAAATTATGGGAGCTTCTCGAGCCCAATTGACCAGACAGTTGCTAGGGGAGTCGTTGATCATTACGCTGACTTCGGCAGTGATTGCCTTATTGTTGTCCTTCCAGATACTACCGATGTTCAATGATTTATCTGGGAAAATGTGGTCATCGGATGTATTGCTAAACCCATCATTCTTGTTGTTGTTTGTTGTTTTTGCCTTGGTACTTGGTGTTGTAGCAGGTATTTATCCTGCATTAAAACTGTCAACAGTTTATCCTACTGAAGTAATTAGCTCAAATGCTAAAAGCAGTACAGAATCTGGCCAAGAGCGTTGGGTTAGAAATATCCTCGTGGGACTTCAGTTTGGAGTTTCACTAATTGTGATTGTATCCACTTTGGTGGTTTATGAGCAAAATCAATATTTGAAAACTGTTGATTTAGGATATGACAAAGAGAACCTTCTGGTCATTGACAACGCTTATGAATTAAACCAAAAGGCCGAGGTATTCAGAAATGAAATGCTCAAATCCCCCCACATTTTGCAGGGATCGGCTGTATCTTCTGTTCCCGGATTTGTGAATGGTGCGACTACCTATACAACTACTGAAAGCGAAGGAAATCCAGTCAATGTCTCCTTCTACTTTGTCGGTGATGAACATGGAGCAGACATTTTTGGCTTGTCTCTGCTGGCAGGGCGAAATTATCGAAAGAGTGATTTTACAGATACTGCACGGTTTGTCTTGATCAACCAAGAAGCCATGAAACAATTTGGTTGGACAACTCCGGATGAGGCGGTCAATTCATTCCTCAAAAACACTATGGGCACCAGACAGCTTAAAGTAATTGGGGTGGTCGAGGATTTTCACATTCACTCCTTGCATGAAAGTATTCGCCCATTAGTGATTTCTAGTGGGATGAGGTCCACCAATAGATTGGTATTTAAAGTGAAAGAAAGTCAAACCCAACAGGCAGTTCAAGAAATGCTAAGTCAATGGACCGTATTTTCACCTGAAAAGCCGGTAGAATATTCCTTTTTAGATTCTAGTCTGGAGAAGCTGTATGAAACGGAATCTCATACTCAGAAGCTATTTTCAATTTTTACTCTGCTCGCCATATTCCTAGCAGGTTTTGGTATGTATGGACTCTCTGCCTATCTCACAGGATTGAAAAGAAAAGAAGTGGCCATCCGTAAAACGCTTGGAGCTTCCGAACTTTGGATATTGAAATACTTCACTTTTAAGCAATTATCTGTGATTGGCTTGGCCATTCTCATAGGCTTGCCTATTGCCTACTATTTAGGGGATGAGTGGCTCAATAACTTTGCCTACCGAATTGAAATAGGGGTTAGGCTTCTTCTCTTATCCATCGGTTCTATCCTTGTGATTGGCTTTTTATCTATTGGTTGGTATTCATTTCGAGCGGCTTTGGAGAATCCTGTAAATATGTTGAGAGAATAA
- a CDS encoding DUF1801 domain-containing protein: MTDVATYIADFEGPQKKLLRVLHELILNQFDLQAKIRYRIPFYYNKSWICYLNPIKKDGVELCFLRANELSNENGALDFKDRKQVAGISYFSLEEIDERVLNPIIQEALILDETVKYASKRKK, from the coding sequence ATGACAGATGTCGCCACATATATAGCAGACTTTGAGGGTCCTCAAAAAAAACTATTGCGTGTATTGCACGAACTTATTTTGAATCAATTTGACCTACAAGCCAAAATCAGATATCGCATCCCATTCTACTACAACAAGAGCTGGATTTGCTATTTGAATCCTATAAAAAAAGATGGTGTTGAGCTGTGCTTCTTACGGGCCAATGAGCTTTCCAATGAAAATGGAGCATTAGATTTCAAAGACCGAAAACAAGTCGCCGGTATTTCCTACTTCAGCCTTGAAGAAATTGATGAAAGAGTATTGAATCCGATCATTCAGGAAGCACTCATTTTGGATGAAACCGTAAAGTATGCCTCGAAACGGAAGAAATAA
- a CDS encoding lamin tail domain-containing protein translates to MKHLLTLLALLAIQVAIAQVNDDFSDGDFSNNPAWSGDTGDFVVSANELQLNAGVAGESHLTIPNTTIDNTIWEFSVKLDFGTSSQNRAYIYLVSDIDNLQANVNGYYVLVGNSSDEISLYRQDATTTSVEIIDGTDATVETPPTNVRIRVTRDALGNWELLRDLSGGTSFTSEGTVFDDTYTSTAFFGVLCDYSVGNIKGFIYDNISIGFAVSTLTLEGTNMIRAKFNQNVHESTAEDVSNYSLNNGFGQPTSAERDLTNHDEVLLTFDSDFSNNSFILSVDQVENASQDEIISNQDKGFKAEVQTPFRNIVINEFMADPNPVVALPDAEYVELYNTSDYSINVAEFTLDGESLTDFILMPDTYVTLTDNSNIGLFSGDVIGLENLSLSNTGKSLLLNDNLGNLVDSVTYKAANVIGGYSLEQINPELLCSTENNWIASNHADGGTPGTQNSVYDNSPDITGPNLIDFIATDPNTFRLTFDEPMDETSLSSGTYTFDNGITENGISSSTYTAQIAVTPTLTSDVNYTVTVTGAKDCAQNDIQTNTLSYTYDTNPPVLDHIVVKTANQIEVVFNENLNKDIAETESNYTSDHSGMHPTSAIRDDVDFSTVSLIFADDFVLDVENTLTIENLQDIPGNALAAALTPTFTLSQQIDTVQVMGINLLDIYFKQDLDVTSASTSGNYSVDDGVGSASTAFVDSQDDRLVHLAFANNFDDNKALTLSVSGVMNADSDLLTTPDISFIYDTSSPKLDTVEVLSSTSLAVVFTEKVGKQSAESKENYEYEDIFPIDASLEADQRTVILEFEEAFEREVVFELLIDEVKDLYGNEIKTRLKQEFVYDVFAPELDSIIVKSPNEIILWFNEKVDQTTAETAANYMIGEGIGQPTTAIQNPEFQYLVTLEFSSDLPEMAAISLAISTMLDQRNNALSKAITSTFDYHIFYVGMINPVSQNQIEIEFNKTPSTGTRATLANYTLNGHTASTVNFTSDRMATVTFDHAVNDNSSNTLNIEHVTQNSNPISINNYVFNFDSRVLTGRLVGNRTVEIEFEIGLDQGQVLSLSNFTASPTLGNCVAAIIDPDDSEKLRLTFEQALAPDVAYKISWQDLFNEFEHRLPDYFSTVINDQTAPSVAEYLVLNEDKIWIKYSEPLNEISAEFSLNYEITPTLGHPFEAKYTASDSSVLLTFSSSLLEATNYTLTIDNIEDLSDNALFDYNIAFSYTAPDIPNFGDLIITEIMADPSPSVGLPEVEYVEIFNTTSEEISLTGLIVVDASGYVILTEGSISANQYLVLTSTSGASQLHGVNVLGISSFPSLNNTGESLSLYYGSSQIFSASYASDWYKDSEKSDGGWSLEMIDTDNPCGEKANWSASTDAIGGTPGRANSIQASNPDNFGPELIQALAITPDSLHLTLNERLHPDSFEQAKIQLEPALSISSQHLFHPIFDKVAVSLGEPVSPGQSYEVTLTQVSDCKQNLISIDHQTVRFQLPEEAEAQDIVINEVLFNPRSNEVDFVEIYNKSDKAIDLKDWRLADKLSDQKIISSDHFVIYPSEYLALTPDPDVLNSAYSNGDYTRMRAMNSFPSLSDTEDSVILITDQGLIVDQMEYKDDYHFNLLDDDEGVSLERVAFEVESTNPDSWRSAASTVGFATPGVVNSQLQAANQSSATVSIEPKVFVPDNTGMNDFTTISYLLNQAGNFANVHIYSSHGVLIKTLAEGELLATNGFFTWDGITDNGSLASVGYYVVVFEIFDGQGNKSLQKETVVLGARF, encoded by the coding sequence ATGAAGCACTTACTTACCCTTCTTGCTCTGCTCGCCATTCAGGTAGCTATTGCCCAGGTCAATGATGATTTTTCTGATGGGGATTTTAGCAATAATCCAGCGTGGAGCGGGGATACAGGAGACTTTGTGGTTTCTGCGAATGAACTCCAACTAAACGCGGGTGTTGCTGGTGAATCTCATCTAACTATACCGAACACAACAATAGACAATACAATTTGGGAGTTTTCAGTCAAATTAGATTTTGGAACATCAAGTCAAAACAGGGCATATATATACTTGGTGTCTGACATTGATAACCTTCAAGCCAATGTGAACGGATACTACGTTTTGGTCGGAAATTCATCTGATGAAATAAGTCTGTATAGACAAGATGCTACAACCACATCAGTCGAAATTATAGATGGAACCGATGCTACCGTCGAAACACCTCCCACCAATGTACGAATAAGAGTGACCCGAGATGCTCTGGGTAATTGGGAATTGTTGCGAGATTTATCTGGAGGTACTTCATTCACGTCAGAAGGAACAGTATTTGATGACACCTATACGTCAACAGCATTTTTTGGAGTCCTATGTGACTATTCTGTAGGTAATATTAAAGGTTTCATATATGATAATATCTCCATTGGATTTGCTGTATCCACTTTAACCTTGGAAGGAACCAATATGATCAGGGCAAAATTCAACCAAAATGTACATGAATCCACTGCGGAGGATGTGTCAAATTATTCACTAAACAATGGTTTTGGCCAACCTACATCAGCGGAAAGAGATTTAACTAATCATGATGAGGTGCTATTAACCTTTGATAGTGATTTTTCAAATAATAGCTTCATTCTTTCCGTGGATCAAGTTGAAAATGCCTCTCAGGATGAAATTATTTCGAACCAAGACAAAGGATTCAAAGCTGAAGTCCAAACACCCTTCAGAAATATCGTCATCAATGAATTTATGGCGGATCCAAATCCTGTGGTAGCACTGCCAGATGCTGAATATGTGGAGTTATACAATACCTCAGACTATTCCATCAATGTTGCTGAGTTTACCTTAGATGGTGAGTCATTGACTGATTTTATTTTGATGCCCGATACATATGTTACGCTTACTGACAATTCCAATATTGGATTATTTTCTGGCGATGTTATCGGTCTAGAAAACCTTTCATTGAGCAATACAGGAAAATCACTCCTACTCAATGACAATCTGGGCAATTTGGTAGATAGTGTAACCTACAAAGCAGCAAATGTTATCGGCGGTTATTCTCTCGAACAAATCAATCCCGAACTGCTGTGCAGCACAGAAAACAACTGGATAGCATCCAATCATGCAGATGGTGGCACACCTGGAACACAAAACAGCGTGTACGACAATAGCCCAGACATCACCGGTCCAAACCTTATCGACTTTATTGCTACCGATCCAAACACATTTCGCCTCACCTTCGACGAACCTATGGATGAAACCTCACTCAGTAGTGGCACCTATACTTTCGACAATGGCATCACTGAAAATGGAATTTCATCATCCACTTATACCGCTCAGATCGCTGTGACTCCCACCTTGACGAGTGATGTAAATTATACTGTAACCGTAACTGGAGCGAAGGACTGTGCTCAAAACGATATTCAAACTAATACCCTCTCCTATACCTATGATACCAATCCTCCTGTACTTGATCATATCGTAGTAAAAACTGCCAATCAAATAGAAGTTGTTTTCAATGAAAACTTGAACAAGGACATTGCCGAGACGGAGAGCAACTATACCTCCGATCATTCGGGCATGCATCCTACTTCTGCCATTAGGGATGACGTGGACTTTTCCACTGTGAGTCTGATTTTTGCAGACGATTTTGTGCTCGATGTAGAAAATACGCTAACCATTGAGAATTTGCAGGACATACCAGGTAATGCCTTGGCCGCAGCATTGACTCCTACCTTTACCTTGAGTCAGCAAATTGATACCGTACAAGTAATGGGCATCAACCTGCTGGACATCTATTTCAAACAAGATCTAGATGTGACAAGTGCTAGCACCTCAGGCAATTACTCGGTGGATGATGGTGTGGGTAGTGCCTCTACTGCCTTTGTGGATAGTCAGGATGATCGTTTGGTTCATTTGGCCTTTGCCAATAATTTCGACGACAACAAAGCATTGACCCTCTCGGTAAGTGGCGTGATGAATGCAGATTCTGATCTCCTCACTACTCCGGATATTTCCTTCATTTACGACACCTCATCTCCAAAACTCGATACGGTAGAGGTTTTGTCATCAACCTCCTTGGCCGTTGTATTTACAGAAAAAGTGGGCAAACAATCAGCCGAGTCCAAAGAGAACTATGAGTACGAAGATATTTTCCCCATCGACGCCTCACTAGAAGCAGATCAACGAACTGTCATTTTGGAATTTGAAGAGGCATTTGAAAGAGAAGTAGTATTCGAATTGCTGATTGATGAAGTCAAAGACCTGTATGGCAATGAGATAAAAACCAGGCTCAAACAAGAATTTGTCTACGATGTATTCGCACCAGAATTGGACAGCATCATTGTAAAATCTCCAAATGAAATAATTCTTTGGTTCAATGAAAAAGTGGATCAAACCACTGCTGAAACTGCTGCCAATTATATGATAGGAGAAGGTATCGGTCAACCAACTACAGCCATTCAAAATCCTGAGTTTCAATACCTGGTGACCTTGGAATTTTCGAGCGACCTACCAGAAATGGCAGCCATCAGTTTGGCCATTTCAACAATGTTGGACCAGAGAAATAATGCTTTATCGAAAGCTATTACAAGTACTTTCGACTACCATATTTTCTACGTTGGTATGATCAATCCTGTGAGCCAAAATCAGATTGAAATTGAATTTAATAAGACTCCTTCCACTGGAACCAGAGCTACATTGGCCAACTATACCTTGAATGGCCACACCGCCTCTACGGTCAACTTTACATCCGATCGCATGGCCACGGTTACTTTCGATCATGCTGTAAATGATAACTCAAGCAATACGCTAAACATTGAACATGTTACCCAAAACTCCAATCCAATTTCAATAAATAATTATGTCTTTAATTTTGATAGCCGAGTCTTGACCGGCAGACTTGTGGGTAATCGAACGGTTGAGATTGAATTCGAAATAGGACTTGATCAAGGACAGGTTTTGTCTCTATCCAATTTTACCGCTTCACCTACTTTGGGTAATTGTGTTGCAGCAATTATTGACCCTGACGACTCAGAAAAACTTAGACTAACCTTCGAGCAAGCACTTGCTCCTGACGTGGCTTATAAAATTTCCTGGCAGGATCTATTCAATGAATTTGAACACAGGTTACCAGATTATTTCAGCACGGTGATCAATGATCAAACTGCTCCATCGGTAGCCGAGTATCTTGTTTTGAATGAAGACAAGATATGGATAAAGTACAGTGAACCCTTGAACGAAATCTCCGCTGAATTCTCTCTTAATTATGAAATCACACCGACCCTTGGGCATCCTTTTGAAGCCAAATACACAGCCTCTGACTCTTCTGTTTTACTAACGTTTTCTTCCTCCTTGTTGGAAGCAACCAACTATACGTTGACAATCGACAATATTGAAGATCTTTCCGACAACGCCCTATTTGATTATAATATCGCATTCTCTTATACAGCACCTGATATTCCAAATTTTGGGGATCTAATTATTACAGAAATCATGGCTGACCCCTCGCCATCTGTAGGCCTTCCTGAAGTGGAGTATGTGGAAATTTTCAATACTACTTCCGAGGAGATTTCGCTTACAGGCCTAATTGTAGTGGATGCGAGTGGCTATGTCATATTAACGGAGGGGAGTATTTCTGCCAACCAATATTTAGTATTGACCTCCACTTCAGGGGCCTCACAATTGCATGGAGTTAATGTACTAGGAATCTCCAGTTTTCCATCCTTAAACAATACTGGCGAATCCCTTTCTCTTTACTATGGCTCCTCCCAAATTTTTAGTGCCTCGTATGCTTCCGATTGGTATAAAGACAGTGAAAAATCTGATGGTGGCTGGTCTCTCGAAATGATTGACACCGACAATCCCTGTGGTGAAAAAGCCAACTGGAGCGCATCGACTGATGCTATAGGAGGAACGCCAGGACGAGCCAATTCCATACAAGCATCAAATCCAGACAACTTTGGCCCAGAACTTATTCAAGCTTTAGCTATCACACCAGACAGCTTGCATTTGACGCTAAATGAAAGGCTACATCCAGATAGTTTTGAACAAGCAAAAATTCAGCTTGAACCTGCACTGTCGATCTCTTCACAGCATTTGTTTCATCCTATTTTCGATAAAGTGGCGGTATCTTTAGGGGAACCGGTTAGTCCAGGCCAATCCTACGAAGTCACATTGACGCAAGTCTCAGATTGCAAACAAAACTTAATCAGTATAGACCATCAAACGGTTCGCTTTCAACTTCCTGAAGAAGCAGAAGCTCAGGATATCGTAATCAATGAAGTACTTTTTAACCCAAGATCCAATGAAGTCGATTTTGTAGAGATTTATAACAAATCAGACAAAGCCATTGATTTGAAAGATTGGCGGCTGGCCGACAAATTGAGTGACCAAAAAATCATCTCCTCCGACCATTTTGTCATTTATCCATCAGAGTATCTAGCCCTTACGCCAGATCCAGATGTACTGAATTCAGCCTATTCCAATGGTGACTACACACGCATGCGAGCTATGAACAGTTTTCCGAGCTTATCAGATACGGAAGATTCTGTAATTCTTATTACTGATCAAGGACTTATCGTTGATCAAATGGAATACAAAGACGACTATCATTTCAACTTACTTGATGATGACGAAGGTGTTTCTTTAGAACGAGTCGCATTTGAGGTAGAAAGCACCAATCCCGACAGCTGGAGGTCAGCCGCCAGTACCGTTGGATTTGCAACCCCAGGTGTAGTCAACTCACAATTGCAAGCTGCCAATCAATCATCAGCTACTGTGTCGATCGAACCTAAAGTTTTCGTACCCGACAATACTGGCATGAATGATTTTACAACTATTAGTTATCTACTCAATCAAGCTGGAAACTTTGCCAATGTTCACATCTATTCTTCGCATGGTGTTTTGATTAAGACACTGGCTGAAGGTGAACTGCTGGCTACCAATGGTTTTTTCACATGGGATGGAATCACTGACAATGGCAGTCTGGCTTCAGTCGGTTACTATGTGGTTGTATTTGAAATATTCGATGGACAAGGTAATAAATCCCTTCAAAAAGAAACAGTAGTACTCGGAGCTAGATTTTAG